In Hoplias malabaricus isolate fHopMal1 chromosome 18, fHopMal1.hap1, whole genome shotgun sequence, the genomic window TGCCCCTTAAACTGACCACCATGATATTTTCTGCCATAAATTAGGTttttcacatgcacacactactGCACTATAGCACATAACAACTAAGAGTTTGCATAGGTGTTCACTCTGCTTTGTTCTATGATTGTGACCTACAAATCATCTGATCTCAAAATGTATGATCCAATTCAATTGAGGTCAGTTAGATCactatatatccatccatccatccatccattatctgtaaccgcttatccaatttagggtcgcgggggatccagagcctacctggaatcattgggcgcaaggcgggaatacaccctggaggggacgccagtccttcacagggcaacacagacacacacacattcacacctacggacactttcgagtcaccaatccacctgcaacgtgtgtttttggactgtgggaggaaaccggagcacccggaggaaacccacgcggacacggggagaacacaccaactcctcacacacagtcacccggagcaggaatcgaacccacaacctccaggcccctggagctgtgtgactgcgacactacctgctgcgccaccgtgccgcctactATATATCCTAATAGCCATATTAATCCTGTTTACCTTTATGTCATTTATGGCCATCTGTAAACATCCCATGAAATCCTGGCTTTGTTGGTGTTTTGCTTACTTTGTAAAATTTGAATATGGAATTAGCTGCTGAATTATTTGTATACACTTCTGCCACTCTGAAATAATCTCAGCTGACCAACcactgtacgtcatgatgatgttagagATAGACTAcccactagtgggaggattcattTCTCGTGTATAAAACAGAGTTTAtccttctgaatcatttcacatATTTCAGTcctgtctctatttcagatggacaACCAACACTACAGGCAAAATATTACACTTCAATattgctttcctgacaataatgcaTCTTGTATAAAAGAGGTCAAAGAAGGACCTGGATATATATTTCTATGCTTCTTTCTCTCATGTATAACTGTGTTCACCGTGTTtatgaacctgctggtgattatttccatctctcacttcaagcagctccacactccaacaaacctgatcatcctctctctggctgtggctgattttcTCGTGGGACTGTATTATATGCCTGTTAGTATAATGCAACTGATGGACTCTTGTTGGTATCTTGGGACAATAGCATGCTACCTTTCTCCAATAATCAGTTTTGTCCCAATGTATGGATCTCTTTATAGCCTGATACTTATAGCAGTGGATAGGTACATTGCTATAACTGACCCTCTGAATTATACTTGTCGAATCACAATTTGTAAAACGTTGCTGTCTTTAATTTTTggctggtgtgtttgtgtttggtatGTCATCatgtatttatactttaatgACTTTTTCAATCAATCTCAGAACACAACCCACTGCTATGGTGAGTGTGTTGTGGTCGTAAAATATCATTGGGCCATCATTGATCTTGTAGTTGCGTTTATCATCCCTTTCTGTGTCATATTAGTTTTGTATTCAATCATTTTCAATGTTGTAAgacatcaagccaaagctgtAAGAGCTGTACATAACGACAATTCAAACAATCAGAGAGCTAGAATGGTAaggtcttctgaaatcaaagcagccaaaAAGTTAGGCACTGTGGTTTTTGTCTACTTCGCTTGTTGGATACCATTTTATTTAAGCTCTGTGTCAGTTGATAACTTGACAACTTCTTCCATGGTGTGGACAGTGTTTTATTGGCTACTAAACTGTAACTCCACCATGAACCCACTGATTTATGCCagtttctattcatggttcagagcaTCTGTAAAGTATATATTAACATGTAAGATGTTTGAAACATCATCTTCAAGGATTAATTTGCATCCTGAACACTGACTTCAGACTAATTATATCTGACACAGCAGATGCCACCTGATGTATTATGCTGCTGTAATTTCATTTTATGTAATTGCCTGTTTGCATAcatcacttattttttacaCAGATGCATCATATTTTTACAAACTGTACCATTATGTGACAAAGAACaaatatttcagtaaaaacacttatccagttatCAAAATCTGATATGCAGTCAGAGTACCCAGAGACTGAATAAAAGAAACTTGTTAAATCCATTTCACTGTCCATGCACCACCACTTCAACAAGATAACAAGTCAAAATAAGACCAGGGCTTTCCTCGCTCCATTGTCACTATAGAGTACCTGCAGATGTGAGCTCAATGAGAAACACCAGGCAAAGTTTGCTTATACATATAAGTGGCTGAGAGAAAGCTGAGgaaaacatttagaatgagTGACTGTTTTAGTTTAGTGTTTAAAATGGTGGCGGTGTTTCTTAATAAACTGTCTGACGGCCAAACTGATTTCAGTGTCCTTTTTATAGGAGTGTTAAACAGATTAAATGTATCTGTCTCATGGGGTCAGTATTTAGTTAATTCAGTAATGTTTTGTGAAgctaatttgttttttttttgttttttttcaaaactGGCACTAAATAAACAATTGAAAAGATACATAATTGTATAAAATAAGCCAGGTATTGAGAGACCTGTATCTGTAAACTGTGACTGTTTCTAAgcaaaacatatttataatttatcatGAAGAGTTAAACCAAAATGAATTCTACACTTTAAAACATAAGCATTGTAATGAGTAAATCCAGCTACTTTAATGCACCACCATTCAGCATTCGGGTACACACACTTCTCCAGGAAAACAtgcaatgaaatgaaatgatatacacttgagcatgtttataaaGCCTAATACCTCCAATGTCAGGTATGAGCTGGACACTTATAAAGCTTTCCTACATTTGGCCAGGCAGCAGTGAGACTGTGTAAACTGTCATGTATCTTCACCCAATGCCAATGATTTGGAACAGTATttgagatccagaactaattctAACACACCTGTACTTGAGCACACTAAAGATTTTGTTGGATTCCATAAATTCTGTTCAGAAATGCTGCACAGCCTTGTGTAGCTCCTTCCGATTAGAGTtcaggctgttactgcagcaaagggagtAGAGAAGGGTGGGTGAATCTTCCTACTCATACTCTTCAGTTCAGAAGGACTGTAATAAGAGCAGGTTCAAACAACTTAATAAACCTTACAAACTAAGCTATTATCACATGTCTTGTGATCATATAtagttaattatttattcatttattaaatttcTAATCACATTTTAAGGAAGACTTGAAGGGTTCCAACTCAGTTAACTGCCATTGCAGAGAGAAAAAGCATGTTGGCCATTAAACAGCCACAGATGAGGCAAATTGGggaaaaaaggaataaaaaacTACAGATGAACAAGTTGTCTCACATTTTTGCTGTATCATGTCTAACTTACTCATGTCTCTGCAGTGGTAGTCTATTGGGTTGGTACAGAATGCCTACCtcctcaagaaaaaaaaaacaacaacacatatttatatattgcatttatatttatatcatttaGCAGatactcttatccagagcaacccaaaaagtgcttagtgttcagacagaatgtgtatcctagctagtacaaataggttagAGTCCATATCCCCTTTGAGCTCAGACACTTGCCAGGACAAGGcccagtgctgatacctagaaagaacaaaacatagtaaGTGCAATCCACAGCATCTAGTCACTGCTCAAACCTAGAAAGGAAAACTATTCAATACTTATACCTGGAAAGAAAGGGCTTCAGCATAGTATAAGTGAAAAAAACAGTGTTATGTTGAGCACTTAGATTAGTGATCACTGAAGTGGGTTACAAAGAGATAGGTCTTCAGTCTGCGTTTAAAGACCATAAGAGAATCCACTGTTCTGACAGACAAGCCATGCAGCTGAATTTTGGATATATTACACATATATTCGGCAAGAGAGTAGATGTAATCCCTAAACTAACTAACAAACAATAtagatatttatttagtttacaGATTTATGAATTGTGGCGGTCTGATTCAAAGCAATTATTGCTTTGTGGATTGAATGATTTGTTAATCTGGTAAGAGATTGGCTCATCCACAAGGAATTAAATGCTATGAAACCTCCCACAATGTGTCACCCCTTAAACTGACCACCAGGATATTGTCTGCCATAAATAAGTTTTCACATGCACACATTACTGCACTATAGCACACAACAGCTAAGAAGCGGCGTAAGTGTTTACTCTGCTTTTTTCTATTTTACtgtctggatattttgtttgtatcCCAATATCTGTGGGATGTCATATTAATCCTGTTAACCTTTATGACATTTATGGCCATCTGTAAAGTTCACATGAAATCCTGGTTTTGCTGGTGTTTTGCTTACTTTGTAAAATTTGAATatgaaattattcattcattcatacattgtctgaaactgcttatccagttcaaggtcatggtgggtctgaagcccacccagaatcactgggtgcaaggtgagaacacaccctgaaaggggcgccagtccttcaataTGGAATTATCTGCTGAATTTTTTGTATACACTTCTGCCACTCTGAAATAATCTCAGCTGACCAACCACTGTACGTCATTATAATTAGTCAGTTACACTAcccactagtgggaggattcatgctcatgtataaaacagagatGTTAACCTTCTGAATCATTTTAGATTGTTCAGCCCTCTCTGTTTCAGATGGACAACCAACACTACAGGCAAAACATCACACTTCAATATTGTtttcctgacaataatgcaTCTTGTATAAAAGAGGTCAAAGAAGGCCctgcttatatatttctgttcattgttctctcatgtatatctgtctgtactgtgtttctgaacctgttggtgatcatctccatctctcacttcaagcagctccacactccaaccaacctgctcatcctctctctggctgtggctgatcttcttGTGGGACTGTTTAATATGCCTGTTAGTATAATGCAACTGATGgactcctgttggtatcttgggaCAATAGCATGCTACCTTTCTCCAATAATAGGTTTTGTCGCAGTAAATGGATCTGTCTACAGCCTGACGCTTATAGCAGTGGATAGGTACATTGCTATTTCTGACCCACTGAAGTATTCTAGCAGAATCACAGTTTGTAAAACGTTGCTATTTATAATTTTTGGCTGGTGTATTTGTCTTTGTTATTCCATAATGTACTTATACATTAATGACTACTTCTTTCAATCTCAGACCTCAACCCACTGTTATGGTGAGTGTGTTGTGGTCGTAAAATATTATTGGGCCATCATTGATCTTATACTTGGATTTGTAGCCCCCTGCTCTGTCATATTAGTTTTATATTCaatcatttttaatgttgtaaggcatcaagccaaagctgtcATAGCTGTGAATAACAGTAATACAAACAATCAGAGAGCTAAAATATTAaggtcttctgaaatcaaagcagccaaaAAGTTAGGcactgtgatttttgtttaccTCGCTTGTTGGATACCGTTTTATTTAAGTTCTGTGTCAGTTGATAACTTGACATCTTCTTCCATGGTGTGGACAGTGTTTTATTGGCTACTAAACTGTAACTCCTCCATGAATCCACTGATttatgccattttctattcatggtttaGAGCATCTGTAAAGTATATATTAACATGTAGGATATTTGAAACCTCATCTTCAAGGATTAATTTGTTTCCTGAAAACTGAAATCGGACTGATTTCATCCGACAGATCAAGAAGTCAGCTGATCTTTTATGCTGTTGTAATTTAATTTCATGTAATAACCTGTTTGCATAAATCTCTTCAGTTCAGTCATAATTAAAACATTGTGCTCTTACACAGATGAATCATACGTTTACAGAGTTTACCATTCTGTGATAAAAACAGAAATTTCAAtgaaacacattcatttttttaattatttaaaatgagttCCCAGAGACTGAATAAAAGCTGTCTGCTAAATACTTTTCACAGGCCATTGTTTCAACAAAAGTGCTTCAACCAAGGACGCCAATATCAGAGCCAAGCCCTGAGCTGTACAGACTGAGGCCTCATAACTTTCATCACTCTATTGTAACTCTAGAGTACCTACTGGTGTGAGATCAATTAGAAACAACAGGCAAATCTGCTTATAAATATGAGTAGCTGAGAGAAATCTGAGGAGAGCATGATAAATGAGagactgtttttgtttagtgtttaagaTGGTGATGGTGCTTCTTAATAAACTGAAGGCCAAAATGTTCTGCTTTGTTCATGTCCTTTCTAAATTCAAAATTTAAACTTAATAAACAGTTTAAAAtctacataattacataaaataaGCCAGCTATCTGTAAACTGTGACTGTTCTTAAGCAACAAACCTGTGCAACTGATCATGAAGGGTTAAACCAAAATGTATTATAGACTTTAACGTCTCACCATGCCCCTTACACTTAAGCACTTATAAAAATGACTTACACTTAAGAATGATTCTAAAGTCTAATGTCACCAATGTCAGGTATGAATTGGACACTTGCAAAGCATCCCAACATTTGTCTGAGCAGAAAGGAGACTGTGTAAACTGAAGTCATGTATCTGTATCCAATGCCTAAAATGAGTTGGAACAGTGTttgagatccagaactaattatcctACACAAGTACCTGAGCAGATTTTTAATGTATTGattgttattatatttattattattatatttattattattattattattattattattatagtattaCAGCTTCCAGGCTACAGGGGAGCAAGGGAAATGTTTGTTGTGTGCTGTACCAGCTGTGACCAAAAGGGAGCAGTGCAATTATGTAACTGCCACTAAAGAAACACAAGCATGTTGGCCATTTGACAGCCACAGGTGAGACAAATTGAAAAAAAGTCTACCCTAAAACACTATTCTCATGATGGCATTGATCACCATATATGAATCAAGGGTGCCACAATTCCTTACACTAATTATAACCCTCACCTTAATCCACAGCCTAAATCTATGCTCCAAAAGGATGATGCAGTGTGAGGGGTTTCCTGTATAGCGTTCTCTCACAATAGATGCTTGATTTGATTTTCTTAGGGATTTTCCTACTTTCAAAGTTTATTTGCACTGATTCCACAAAGCACCACCAGTGGCCAGTAATAAATAATCTTGAATATTCGATGCTTTAGTAATGTTAGAGGTAAACTAACCACTCATATCAATGGATGATTTAAACTTTTGTATAAAGTGAGCAAATCTCCTGTATAGATTACAGTTTTAATATCAACCTTTATTTCAAATGCGATAACCAagaatatatattacattaccGCCCATTACTAATTTCCTGACAACAACACATCCTGCAGAATGGTGGACTGAGGACGCCctgcttatatatttctgttcattgaTCTCCCATGAcccatgtatatctgtgtgcactgtgtttctgagccTGCACCCCATCCAGGGTTAGTGTTACGgtgcgctgtgtatgtgtgtgttttctctctctcacactatctatgtaaatgtataggttctgcaatctgttccagtccatgtttgttcacccgtctagagttcattccagATTCCAGTTCGTGTATTTGTTCGTCGTCCTGAGTCCGGTCCatcatccagtccatgtgttgtctgtcaCCGTTTCGTCTACGTCATCTCGGCGGGAATCATTAATACGTCCGTGTGTACGCTGCTTTTTTACGTAGCcttgttttgtgctctgtgatttgtgttgtgtaaATTGAATTttgtttgcctggttttgactttgttaCAGTCCCACTccgactacgagtttgtttttgcccttttttttattactgacGTTAGATCTTTTGTAAAgtattgtaaacactgtatatatatatatatatatttccccagagtagggttggctgccgtttgttttgggagtgggttttgtgtgtgtttttgtgtatagacAGGGAGTATGGTAAGATTTTGGTAGAGATGGCTAGTTTTGATTTGTCCGCGTTTGCTCTTTGCCCCACTTTGGAGGTGTTTGATTCGTGTCGTGTTGTCGATCTGCTTTTGATAGCGGATTTCTTTTCTGTTAGTGTCCCTCGCTCTGCTCCAAAACAGgagattaaggaggccttggaGGCCCAGTTAGTTAGTAGGGGAATATTTGCCTGAGAAGAGGGGTTCTGCGGGTGTTGCTTTAAGTCCAGCTCGGAGTACGGATGCGGCGGAGGCCGTGGACGTCTCTGGGTTTCTGCCGCGCATAGATCCCGGTGTTTCCCTCTCTCCTGGGTTAGATCCGCGCTTGGCCATTCGATTTAAACAGCTAGAGCTGGAAATAAAGATTCAGGAGCGTGAGGCAGAGTTACTCCGGTTTAAGGCAGTGCAAGTTGAAGCTGAGCAGGAGCTTGCATTAAAACGAATGAGTCTGGGGGATTATAAGcctgtccctctccctcgcAGTGCGGCCTCTCTCACGGCGCACTCTCCTGCTCCTGATAACGTTCAGGCACCGGCCACGCCACCGGTTCCCAAGCCCCGCTCTCCAGCTCGCTCGCTGGCCGTAAATACAGCGCGGGATTTTGATGTGAGTCGGCAGATCGGTCTGGTTCCTGCTTTCAGGGAAAATGAGGTGGACGCTTATTTTCCGATTTTTGAGCGGATCATTACCACTCTTAGTTGGCCTAAAGGCCTGTGTCTCTGCTGCTCCAGTGTAAGTTAGTGGGCAAGGCTCAGGAGGTTTGTTCGTCTCTGTCGCTGGAGCAGAGCTTGGATTATGACGTCGTGAATAGTACAATTCTTCGGGCGTATGAGTTAGTTCCAGAAGCCTATCGGCAGAATTTCAGACATCTTACAAAACCCCCAACCAGACCTATGTAGAATTTGCCAGAGAAAAGTCTCTGTTGTTTGATCGATGGTGTGCGGCTAGTAATGTCACGACATTCGAGCAGCTGAAGGAGTTGGTGCTCCTggaggattttaaaaacaatcttcCGGATAGAATTGTAATTTACCTCAATGAACAAAAAGTCACCAATCTGTCTGTTGCAGCTACTTCATCTGATGAATTCATTCTCACACATAAAACAAACTTTGTCCCGAGTTCTCAGCGTGACATGTCTCGCCGCACCCCCACTTCACAACCTGCCGTTAGTTCCTCTCAGTCTAATGTTTCTGAAAATAGAGAATGTTTCTATTGCCATGCTGTTGGTCATTTAATTGCTGCTTGTCCCGTTTTAAAACGTAAAGAAGCCCGCACTTTAGCTCCAAAGAAAGTTAACGCTGTTGGTTCGTTGCATTAGACCCCTGATAGTGACAGTTCGTTTGAACAACCATCGGTAGAAGCACTGTTTAAACCGTTTACTTTTTCTGGGTTTGTTTCTCTTGGTAATACGGGAGATAAACAGTCTATTCAGATTTTAAGAGACACTGGTGCTGCACAGTCTCTTATTTTAGACAGCGTTTTACCGTTTTCTGGCTCTAGTTATTGTGGTAGTGACATTTTAATCCAAGGGATTGAGTTAGGAGTTGTCCGTGTGCCGCTCCATAGATTTTATCTGGTAACGCCTGAGTTTTCAGGTGTAGTTAAAGTTGCAGTTCGTTCACAACTTCCAGTAAATGGAGTATCGTTTATTTTAGGTAATGACCTAGCTGGTGATACATTGTTTACACTACCTGAGGTGGTTTCTGAACCCCTCTCTGCTGTAGAGAACTCGGGCTCAAAAGAGAAAGTTTGGGGATGTAGTAGGGTAATCAGACTCATTTTTAAGTAAAGGTGACCCATTTTGTG contains:
- the LOC136674311 gene encoding trace amine-associated receptor 13c-like, translated to MDNQHYRQNITLQYCFPDNNASCIKEVKEGPAYIFLFIVLSCISVCTVFLNLLVIISISHFKQLHTPTNLLILSLAVADLLVGLFNMPVSIMQLMDSCWYLGTIACYLSPIIGFVAVNGSVYSLTLIAVDRYIAISDPLKYSSRITVCKTLLFIIFGWCICLCYSIMYLYINDYFFQSQTSTHCYGECVVVVKYYWAIIDLILGFVAPCSVILVLYSIIFNVVRHQAKAVIAVNNSNTNNQRAKILRSSEIKAAKKLGTVIFVYLACWIPFYLSSVSVDNLTSSSMVWTVFYWLLNCNSSMNPLIYAIFYSWFRASVKYILTCRIFETSSSRINLFPEN